Proteins co-encoded in one Saccharomyces mikatae IFO 1815 strain IFO1815 genome assembly, chromosome: 14 genomic window:
- the ARP5 gene encoding actin-related protein ARP5 (similar to Saccharomyces cerevisiae ARP5 (YNL059C); ancestral locus Anc_2.248), with translation MSSRDASLTPLKAVVIDDPPLRQTPEPFDEQSTYDPQLPIAIDFGSSKLRAGFVNQSAPTHVFPNVLTKFRDRKLNKNFTFVGNDTLLDQAVRSQSKSPFDGPFVTNWNFTEEILDYTFHHLGIVPENGISNPILLTERMATVQSQRANWYQILFETYNVPGVTFGIDSLYGFYNYYPSGKQTGLVIDCGHEDTNVIPIVDGAGILTDAKRINWGGHQAVDYLNDLMALKYPYFPTKMSYLQYETMYQDYCYVSRNYDEDVDKILTLENLDTNDIVVEAPFTEVLQPQKTEEELRIQAEKRRETGKRLQEQARLKRMEKLVQKQEEFEYFSKLRDQLIDEPKKKVLSVLQNAGFDDERDFKKYLHGLEQSLKKAQMVEAEDDSHLDDMNDDKSTQKFDLLDIADEDLNEDQIKEKRKQRFMKASQDARRKAREEKERVAKEEEEERLKEQQWRETDLNGWIKDKRLKLNKLIKRRKEKLKLRDEMKDRKSQVSQNRMKNLASLAEDNVKQGAKRSRHQATIDNDPNDTFGANDEDWLIYTDITQNPEAFEEALEYEYKDIVELERLLLEHDPNFTEEDTLEAQYDWRNSILHLFLRGPRPHDSENIHEQHQMHLNVERTRVPEIVFQPTMGGQDQAGICELAETILLKKFGSQPGKLSQTSIDMANNVFITGGNAKVPGLKERIVKEFTGFLPVGTNININMSSDPSLDAWKGMAALAQNEEEYKRTIISRKEYEEYGPDYIKEHKLGNTKYFED, from the coding sequence TCCACAGTTACCCATTGCCATTGATTTTGGTTCTAGCAAACTAAGAGCCGGGTTTGTGAATCAAAGTGCTCCCACACATGTTTTCCCTAATGTTCTGACAAAGTTTAGAGATAGGAagttaaataaaaattttaccTTTGTTGGTAATGACACCTTATTAGATCAAGCAGTGCGTTCGCAATCGAAAAGCCCATTTGACGGACCATTTGTAACTAATTGGAATTTTACAGAGGAAATATTGGACTAcacttttcatcatttggGCATAGTACCAGAAAATGGTATTTCTAATCCAATACTACTTACAGAAAGGATGGCAACCGTTCAATCACAAAGAGCAAATTGGTATCAGATTTTGTTTGAAACGTACAATGTTCCAGGTGTCACTTTTGGAATAGACAGCTTGTATGGTTTTTACAATTATTATCCAAGTGGAAAGCAAACAGGGTTAGTCATTGATTGCGGTCACGAGGATACTAATGTAATCCCCATTGTTGATGGCGCTGGTATCTTAACAGATGCGAAAAGGATCAACTGGGGGGGACATCAAGCAGTTGATTACCTGAATGATTTGATGGCTTTAAAATATCCGTATTTTCCAACAAAGATGTCATATTTGCAGTATGAAACAATGTATCAAGATTATTGCTATGTTTCACGAAATTATGATGAGGATGTTGACAAAATTCTTACTTTAGAGAACCttgatactaatgatatAGTAGTTGAAGCACCTTTCACGGAAGTTCTTCAGCCCCAAAAGACTGAAGAAGAGTTGCGAATTCAAGCCGAAAAGAGGAGGGAAACTGGGAAACGCTTGCAAGAACAGGCACGATTAAAGAGAATGGAAAAGCTGGTTCAGAAGCAGGAGGAATTCGAGTACTTTTCAAAGTTGAGAGATCAGCTTATTGACGAacctaaaaagaaagtactCTCGGTTTTGCAGAACGCTGGATTTGACGACGAGCGTGATTTTAAAAAGTATCTTCATGGCTTAGAGCAGTCATTAAAAAAGGCACAAATGGTTGAAGCAGAGGATGACAGCCATTTGGATGACATGAATGATGACAAATCTACTCAGAAATTTGACTTACTTGATATTGCAGACGAAGATCTGAATGAAGATCAGattaaggaaaaaaggaaacaaagATTCATGAAGGCAAGCCAGGATGCTAGAAGAAAAGCTAGggaggaaaaggaaagagtcgccaaagaagaagaagaagaaagattaaAAGAGCAACAATGGCGTGAAACTGACTTGAATGGTTGGATAAAGGACAAAAGATTGAAATTAAATaaactaataaaaagaagaaaagaaaaattgaaattacGTGACGAAATGAAAGACAGAAAATCTCAAGTTTCTCAAAACAGAATGAAAAACTTAGCTTCATTGGCTGAAGACAACGTGAAACAAGGAGCCAAACGTAGCAGGCACCAAGCTACTATAGACAATGATCCAAATGACACTTTTGGTGCTAACGACGAAGATTGGCTTATTTATACCGATATTACTCAAAACCCTGAAGCATTCGAAGAAGCTTTAGAGTATGAGTACAAAGACATCGTTGAACTTGAAAGATTGCTTTTAGAGCACGATCCAAACTttactgaagaagataCTTTGGAAGCACAGTACGACTGGAGGAATTCCATTCTTCACCTGTTTTTGAGAGGGCCCAGGCCTCACGATAGCGAAAATATTCATGAACAACACCAAATGCATCTGAATGTGGAACGTACTAGGGTACCTGAAATTGTATTCCAGCCAACAATGGGCGGACAAGATCAGGCAGGTATTTGCGAGTTAGCAGAAACTATTCtgctcaaaaaatttggttCCCAACCGGGAAAATTGAGTCAGACATCTATAGACATGGCAAATAATGTTTTCATCACTGGCGGTAATGCTAAGGTTCCTGGATTAAAAGAGCGTATCGTGAAAGAATTCACTGGGTTCCTTCCCGTCGGTACTAATATCAATATAAATATGTCTTCGGATCCTTCATTGGATGCTTGGAAGGGCATGGCGGCTCTGGCACAGAACGAGGAGGAATATAAGAGAACTATTATCAGTAGAAAAGAGTACGAAGAGTACGGTCCTGATTACATTAAAGAGCATAAATTAGGAAATACgaaatattttgaagactAG
- the NOP2 gene encoding rRNA (cytosine-C5-)-methyltransferase NOP2 (similar to Saccharomyces cerevisiae NOP2 (YNL061W); ancestral locus Anc_2.247), translated as MGSRRHKNKQAAPPTLEEFQARKDKKANRKLEKGKRSSSTQGDEASDRKRKRSKPFKKSRKEEEEVVEEDKDLPDVDLEELSKARKSLFDDEEDDDEAGLVDEELKDEFDLEQEYDYDEDEDNDAHPIFSDDDDEADLEELNAQNMEALSKKLDEEEAEEAEEAEMELVEADNMQPRADILPTEEQEEMMAQEAPNLTSTRTRMIEIVKVLENFKTLGSEGRSRGEYVDRLLKDICEYFGYTPFLAEKLFNLFSPAEAMEFFEANEIARPITIRTNTLKTRRRDLAQTLVNRGVNLQPIGSWTKVGLQIFDSQVPIGATPEYLAGHYILQAASSFLPVIALDPHENERILDMAAAPGGKTTYISAMMKNTGCVFANDANKSRTKSLIANIHRLGCTNTIVCNYDAREFPKVIGGFDRILLDAPCSGTGVIGKDQSVKVSRTEKDFIQIPHLQKQLLLSAIDSVDCNSKHGGVIVYSTCSVAVEEDEAVIDYALRKRPNVKLVETGLAIGKEAFTSYRGKNFHPSVKLARRYYPHTYNVDGFFVAKFQKIGPSSFDDNQASAKEKESAARKEALEEGIIHSDFATFEDEEDEKYIEKSVRNNLLKKGVNPRAKKPSNDQ; from the coding sequence ATGGGTAGTAGACGTCATAAAAATAAGCAAGCCGCTCCACCAACCCTGGAGGAGTTTCaggcaagaaaagataagaaGGCTAACAGAAAGTTAGAGAAGGGAAAGAGATCTTCTTCCACTCAAGGCGATGAAGCTTCAGatagaaagagaaagagatCAAAACCATTCAAGAAATctagaaaagaagaagaagaagttgtGGAAGAGGACAAGGACTTGCCAGATGTCGATCTTGAAGAATTGTCAAAAGCCAGAAAATCATTAtttgacgatgaagaagatgacgatgaagCAGGATTAGTGGATGAAGAACTAAAAGACGAATTCGATTTGGAACAAGAATATGACTatgacgaagatgaagacAATGACGCTCATCCAATTTTCTcagatgacgatgatgaggCGGATCTCGAAGAATTGAATGCACAAAACATGGAAGCTCTTTCTAAGAAActggatgaagaagaggcCGAAGAAGCTgaagaagctgaaatgGAATTGGTGGAAGCGGATAACATGCAACCAAGAGCGGATATCTTGCCTACTGAAGAACAAGAGGAAATGATGGCACAAGAAGCTCCTAATTTAACCTctacaagaacaagaatgATTGAAATTGTCAAGGTTTTGGAAAACTTTAAGACTCTTGGATCCGAAGGCAGATCAAGAGGAGAATATGTTGACAGACTTTTAAAGGATATTTGCGAATACTTTGGCTACACGCCTTTTTTGGCCGAAAAGTTATTCAACCTATTCTCACCAGCAGAAGCgatggaattttttgaagccaATGAAATTGCGAGACCAATCACTATTAGAACTAACACATTGAAGactagaagaagagattTAGCACAGACTCTTGTCAATAGAGGTGTTAATCTTCAACCTATTGGTTCTTGGACCAAGGTTGGtctacaaatttttgattccCAGGTACCAATTGGTGCCACTCCTGAGTACTTGGCAGGTCATTATATTTTACAAGCggcatcttcttttttaccaGTCATTGCCCTGGATCCTCATGAGAATGAACGCATCTTAGATATGGCAGCTGCTCCAGGTGGTAAGACCACTTACATATCGGCCATGATGAAAAACACAGGATGTGTTTTCGCTAACGATGCCAATAAATCAAGAACCAAATCTTTAATTGCTAACATCCACCGTCTAGGCTGTACCAACACTATTGTATGTAATTACGATGCCCGCGAATTTCCTAAAGTAATTGGTGGTTTCGACAGAATTTTATTGGATGCCCCATGTTCAGGTACTGGTGTTATCGGTAAGGATCAATCTGTCAAGGTGTCTCGTACTGAAAAGGATTTTATTCAGATCCCCCATCTACAAAAACAATTGCTTTTATCAGCTATTGATTCTGTTGACTGCAACTCAAAACATGGTGGTGTGATAGTGTATTCAACATGTTCCGTTGCCGtcgaagaagacgaagcTGTGATAGATTATGCATTGAGGAAAAGACCTAACGTCAAGTTAGTGGAAACTGGTTTAGCTATTGGGAAAGAAGCGTTTACTAGTTACAGAGGTAAAAATTTCCATCCCAGCGTGAAATTAGCAAGGAGATATTATCCGCACACTTATAATGTCGATGGTTTCTTTGTAGccaaatttcaaaagatcgGTCCATCTtcatttgatgataaccAAGCAAGtgccaaagaaaaagaaagtgcCGCTAGAAAGGAAGCTTTAGAAGAAGGTATTATTCACTCTGACTTTGCTACCTTTGAAGACGAAGAGGACGAAAAGTACATTGAGAAATCTGTGAGAAACaaccttttgaaaaagggtGTTAATCCAAGAGCTAAAAAACCTTCCAACGACCAATAA